The Tenacibaculum jejuense genome includes a window with the following:
- a CDS encoding outer membrane protein assembly factor BamD, which produces MKRIVYVVIAFLMLTSCGEYHRALNRGTTDEQYKMAIKMYEAEKYSRALRLFEKITPSYRGKPQMERIQYMVANSNLNEKNYGIAGYYFGRFSDNYPKSSKREEADFLSALSYYKATPSYTKDPTNINKAIDAFQSFIDKYPDSPKLAEANKYYQELRYMLESKAFDIAKNYYNTAETDPRNYRAAIVAFDNLLSDFLGTTYKEEALFYRLKAAHDLAVKSRVKKRGERTKVALKAYEKLKRNFPKTRFEKESEEMYATLKEIEQDLQKQLVKS; this is translated from the coding sequence ATGAAGAGAATAGTATACGTAGTAATTGCATTTTTAATGTTAACTTCATGTGGAGAGTACCACAGAGCTTTAAATAGAGGTACTACAGATGAACAGTACAAGATGGCAATAAAAATGTACGAAGCTGAAAAATACAGTAGGGCTTTACGTTTGTTTGAAAAAATCACACCTTCATACAGAGGAAAACCTCAAATGGAGCGTATACAATATATGGTGGCCAATTCTAACTTAAATGAAAAAAATTATGGAATTGCTGGATACTATTTTGGACGCTTTTCAGACAATTATCCAAAGAGTTCTAAAAGAGAGGAAGCAGATTTCCTTTCTGCATTAAGTTATTACAAAGCAACACCATCTTACACAAAAGATCCAACTAACATTAACAAAGCTATTGATGCTTTTCAATCTTTTATTGATAAATATCCTGATTCACCAAAGTTGGCTGAAGCAAATAAATATTATCAAGAATTACGTTATATGTTAGAAAGTAAAGCTTTTGATATAGCAAAAAATTACTATAATACGGCTGAAACAGATCCAAGAAATTATAGAGCTGCCATTGTAGCATTTGATAACTTATTATCAGATTTTCTAGGAACTACTTACAAAGAAGAAGCTTTGTTTTATAGATTAAAAGCAGCTCACGATTTAGCAGTAAAAAGTAGAGTGAAAAAGAGAGGAGAAAGAACTAAAGTTGCATTAAAAGCTTATGAAAAGTTAAAACGTAATTTTCCAAAGACAAGGTTTGAAAAAGAGTCTGAAGAAATGTATGCTACTTTAAAAGAGATAGAACAAGATTTACAAAAACAATTAGTTAAAAGTTAA
- a CDS encoding DNA-directed RNA polymerase subunit omega has product MNYKETKAPVSTVTYDREAIEASTDNIYEAISIIAKRATQINSDLKKELVDKLDEFATYNDSLEEVFENKEQIEVSKFYERLPKPTAIAVEEWLSDKIYHRSTTDKKK; this is encoded by the coding sequence ATGAATTACAAAGAAACTAAAGCCCCTGTTAGTACAGTGACTTATGATAGAGAAGCTATTGAAGCATCTACTGATAACATTTATGAGGCTATTTCTATCATAGCTAAAAGAGCGACTCAAATTAATTCTGACTTAAAAAAAGAATTGGTAGACAAATTAGATGAGTTTGCAACTTATAACGATAGCTTAGAAGAGGTTTTCGAGAACAAAGAACAAATCGAAGTTTCTAAATTTTACGAAAGATTACCAAAGCCAACAGCTATAGCCGTAGAAGAGTGGTTAAGCGACAAAATTTATCACCGTTCTACTACTGATAAAAAGAAATAA
- the coaBC gene encoding bifunctional phosphopantothenoylcysteine decarboxylase/phosphopantothenate--cysteine ligase CoaBC, whose amino-acid sequence MSILQGKKVLLGITAGIAAYKTASLVRLFIKSGAEVKVVMTPASKDFITPLTLSTLSKNPVHSTFYDKEDENELWNNHVDLGLWADIMVIAPATANTLSKMTNGSCDNLLLATYLSAKCPVYFAPAMDLDMYKHPSTKSSLENLQRFGNIMIPATSGELASGLVGEGRMAEPEDIVSFIEDDILAKLPLKGKKLLLTAGPTYEAIDPVRFIGNHSSGKMGFAIAKTAANLGAEVYLVSGPSHQIIKHSLVHRIDVTSAQDMYDACHKYFANVDIAILSAAVADYRPKNVATQKIKKKDASLIIELEPTKDILKSLGEIKKNQLLVGFALETNDEVSNAQKKIEKKNLDLIVLNSLRDKGAGFARDTNKITIIDSDFKEKSFPLKSKKEVAKDIIDEIIQKLSH is encoded by the coding sequence ATGTCTATACTTCAAGGCAAGAAGGTATTACTTGGTATTACCGCTGGTATAGCAGCATATAAAACGGCTAGCTTAGTCCGTTTATTTATAAAATCAGGCGCAGAAGTCAAAGTAGTTATGACTCCTGCGTCTAAAGATTTTATAACACCTTTAACGTTATCCACATTATCCAAAAATCCTGTCCATTCTACATTTTACGACAAAGAAGATGAAAATGAATTATGGAATAATCATGTTGATCTAGGCTTATGGGCAGATATTATGGTTATAGCACCTGCTACAGCCAATACATTATCTAAAATGACAAATGGCAGTTGTGATAATTTATTGTTAGCAACATATTTGTCAGCAAAATGTCCTGTGTATTTTGCTCCTGCGATGGATTTAGACATGTACAAACATCCATCAACAAAATCTAGTTTAGAGAATTTACAACGATTTGGAAACATAATGATTCCAGCTACTTCAGGTGAATTAGCTAGTGGTTTAGTTGGAGAAGGAAGAATGGCAGAACCAGAAGATATAGTTAGTTTTATAGAAGATGATATATTAGCAAAATTACCTTTAAAAGGGAAAAAACTATTGTTAACAGCAGGACCAACTTATGAAGCTATAGATCCTGTGCGTTTTATAGGAAATCATTCTTCTGGTAAAATGGGATTTGCTATAGCAAAAACCGCAGCAAATTTAGGAGCAGAAGTATATCTAGTTTCTGGACCATCTCATCAAATAATAAAACATTCTTTAGTACACAGAATAGATGTAACTTCAGCTCAAGATATGTATGATGCTTGTCATAAATATTTTGCTAACGTCGATATTGCTATTCTTTCTGCCGCAGTTGCAGACTATAGACCAAAAAATGTAGCAACTCAAAAAATAAAAAAGAAGGATGCTTCGTTAATAATTGAGTTAGAACCGACAAAAGATATACTGAAATCTTTAGGAGAAATAAAGAAAAATCAACTATTGGTTGGTTTTGCTTTAGAAACTAATGATGAAGTATCAAATGCTCAAAAGAAGATCGAAAAGAAGAATTTAGATTTAATCGTTTTAAATTCTTTAAGAGATAAAGGAGCTGGATTTGCCAGAGATACAAATAAAATTACTATTATTGATTCAGATTTTAAAGAAAAATCATTTCCATTAAAATCTAAAAAAGAAGTAGCTAAAGACATTATCGATGAAATCATTCAAAAACTAAGTCACTAA
- the porD gene encoding type IX secretion system protein PorD: MIAQKRLVFLFIALLSTLTIIAQEELNAVVVVNADRVQSTNKQVFSTLEQSLTEFINQTKWTNKKFSPQERINCAFTIIINEQNANNFSATLQVQSSRPVYNSSYETPLLNINDTNLNFQYNEFEQLLFNPNSFDSNLVSIMVFYVYVILGVDADSFALRGGENYFKQAENVMLQAQQGGESGWENKIGEQNRFALIDSLLSSKFGALRSIYYEYHRKGFDLFADKEREAKQNIANSLLQLDKLFNITVGNYMIRVFLDAKSNEIRETFSQGKTIGMENKLKETLQRISPTLNNQWKEIKS; encoded by the coding sequence ATGATTGCCCAAAAAAGACTTGTTTTTTTATTCATAGCATTATTATCAACATTAACAATAATAGCTCAAGAAGAATTAAATGCTGTAGTTGTTGTAAATGCAGATAGAGTTCAAAGTACAAACAAACAAGTATTCAGTACACTAGAGCAATCACTAACAGAATTCATTAATCAAACCAAATGGACGAATAAGAAGTTTTCACCTCAAGAGAGAATAAACTGTGCTTTTACGATCATTATAAATGAACAAAATGCGAATAATTTCTCAGCTACTTTACAGGTACAATCTTCTAGACCCGTTTATAATTCATCTTACGAAACTCCTTTATTAAATATTAATGATACAAATTTAAATTTTCAATACAACGAATTCGAACAATTGCTATTCAATCCGAATTCTTTTGATTCTAATTTAGTTTCTATCATGGTATTTTATGTTTACGTAATTTTAGGAGTAGATGCTGATAGTTTTGCACTCAGAGGAGGAGAAAATTATTTTAAGCAAGCCGAAAATGTAATGTTGCAAGCACAACAAGGAGGAGAATCTGGATGGGAGAACAAAATAGGTGAGCAGAATCGTTTCGCATTAATTGATAGTTTATTATCGTCTAAATTTGGAGCTTTACGTTCTATTTATTATGAATATCATAGAAAAGGCTTTGATTTATTTGCAGATAAAGAACGAGAAGCTAAGCAAAATATAGCAAATAGCTTACTACAGTTAGATAAGCTATTCAATATTACTGTTGGAAATTATATGATTCGTGTTTTTCTTGATGCTAAATCAAATGAGATTAGAGAAACTTTTTCTCAAGGAAAAACAATAGGGATGGAAAATAAACTGAAAGAAACCCTACAACGAATATCACCTACTTTAAACAATCAGTGGAAAGAAATAAAATCTTAG
- the recN gene encoding DNA repair protein RecN, with translation MLAKLFIQNYALIDKLSIDFTEGLSIITGETGSGKSILLGALGLVLGNRADLSSLKNNDTKCIIEAEFNLAAYKLERFFSKNDLDYEENTIIRREILPSGKSRAFVNDTPVNLSNLSQLKSKLIDIHSQHQTLQLSDVDFQFSILDALAKNDKKIASYKRGLKQYNVLVSELKKLKENQQQEQQQYEYNLHLFKELEEADFKSNEQDELEKKLDVLNNVEDIKVSLSEAIQITTGEEFGVQNLLNSLENSIQKISGFSKEYETLHQRITSVKIEIDDIVTEIENSNEIVEFNPVELETINDRLQLLYSLQKKHQVATIDELLVIYEGLAEKVNSVENASEIITNKQKEIDEVAEKLDSVAKLITEAREKAIPKLKKELEFLLSELGMPNATFSIAVQPTEKYQSNGKDELQFLFSANKGGNYGELKKVASGGELSRIMLSVKKILSQNTKLPTIIFDEIDTGVSGEVSNKIADIMQKMGNYMQVIAITHLPQIASKGISHFKVYKEEVDGITSSNLKQLTKEERIVEIAEMLSGKDISDSALIHAKELLN, from the coding sequence TTGTTAGCAAAATTATTTATACAAAATTATGCGTTGATAGATAAGTTATCTATCGATTTCACTGAAGGTTTATCTATTATAACTGGTGAAACTGGTTCTGGTAAATCTATTCTTTTAGGAGCTTTAGGTTTAGTATTAGGAAACAGAGCAGACTTATCATCACTAAAAAATAATGATACAAAGTGTATTATTGAAGCTGAATTTAATTTAGCAGCATATAAATTAGAGCGATTTTTTTCAAAAAATGATCTCGATTATGAAGAGAATACGATTATTAGAAGAGAAATACTTCCTTCAGGTAAATCAAGAGCATTTGTAAACGATACACCAGTTAATCTTAGTAATTTAAGTCAATTAAAATCTAAGTTAATCGATATTCATTCACAACATCAAACATTACAATTATCTGATGTAGATTTTCAGTTTTCTATTCTAGATGCTTTAGCGAAGAATGATAAAAAAATAGCTTCATATAAACGAGGTTTAAAACAATATAATGTATTAGTTTCTGAACTTAAGAAACTTAAAGAAAATCAGCAACAAGAACAACAACAATACGAATACAATTTACACTTATTTAAGGAATTAGAAGAAGCAGATTTTAAATCTAATGAACAAGATGAATTAGAAAAAAAACTCGATGTTTTAAATAATGTAGAAGATATAAAAGTAAGCTTATCAGAAGCAATTCAAATTACGACTGGTGAAGAATTTGGAGTGCAAAATTTATTAAATTCATTAGAAAATAGTATTCAAAAAATAAGTGGTTTTTCTAAGGAATATGAAACATTACATCAAAGGATAACTAGTGTAAAAATTGAAATAGATGATATTGTTACAGAAATAGAAAACTCTAATGAGATTGTTGAATTTAACCCTGTAGAATTAGAAACTATAAACGATAGACTTCAATTATTGTATAGTTTACAAAAAAAGCACCAAGTAGCGACTATAGATGAGTTGTTAGTTATTTATGAAGGTTTGGCAGAAAAAGTAAATTCTGTTGAAAATGCTTCAGAAATTATAACTAATAAACAAAAAGAAATTGATGAGGTAGCTGAAAAATTAGATAGTGTTGCGAAATTAATCACAGAAGCTAGAGAAAAAGCCATTCCTAAACTAAAAAAAGAGCTAGAGTTTTTACTTTCAGAATTAGGTATGCCAAATGCGACTTTTTCTATAGCCGTTCAACCTACAGAAAAATATCAGTCTAATGGTAAAGACGAATTACAGTTTTTATTTTCTGCAAATAAAGGTGGTAACTACGGAGAGTTAAAAAAGGTAGCTTCAGGAGGAGAATTATCTCGAATAATGTTATCTGTAAAAAAGATTTTATCTCAAAATACGAAATTACCAACTATTATTTTTGATGAAATTGACACTGGAGTATCAGGTGAAGTTTCAAATAAAATAGCAGACATTATGCAAAAAATGGGAAATTATATGCAAGTAATAGCTATTACCCATTTACCTCAAATTGCTTCTAAAGGAATATCACATTTTAAAGTATATAAAGAAGAAGTAGATGGAATAACATCTTCTAATTTAAAACAATTAACCAAAGAAGAACGAATTGTAGAAATAGCTGAAATGTTAAGCGGTAAAGATATATCTGACAGCGCTTTAATTCATGCTAAAGAATTATTAAATTAA
- a CDS encoding tetratricopeptide repeat protein: MSDNRAENLFFEADQLIDENRIIEAKEMLIDLLAEFPDYGRAHNHLGWLYNLKFNNYPKAKKHLELAIKFAPDYHAAYSNYSYLLIDMNLNDEMITFGNKVRQISTADKSTIFNKMAQAYELKGEFMNAHKHYKLAIKETLNNKTLDSIYASISRVKKKMSLIQRLKLINQ; the protein is encoded by the coding sequence ATGAGTGATAATAGAGCAGAAAATTTATTCTTTGAAGCCGATCAATTAATTGATGAAAATAGAATTATAGAAGCAAAAGAAATGCTTATTGATCTTTTGGCAGAATTCCCAGACTATGGTAGAGCACATAATCATTTAGGTTGGTTATATAATTTAAAATTTAATAATTATCCTAAGGCTAAAAAACACCTAGAGTTAGCTATTAAATTTGCACCAGATTATCATGCAGCATATAGCAATTATTCATATCTATTAATCGATATGAATCTTAATGATGAAATGATTACATTTGGCAACAAAGTAAGACAAATATCAACAGCAGATAAGTCTACAATTTTTAACAAAATGGCGCAAGCTTATGAGTTAAAAGGAGAGTTTATGAATGCTCACAAGCATTATAAATTAGCAATTAAAGAAACACTAAATAATAAAACATTAGACTCAATTTATGCTTCAATTAGCAGAGTTAAGAAAAAAATGAGTCTGATACAAAGATTGAAATTAATTAACCAATAA
- a CDS encoding enoyl-ACP reductase FabI — translation MYNLLKGKKGIIFGALDQNSIAWKVAERAHEEGAEFVLTNAPIALRMGQLKELAEKTGSEIIPADATSMEDLTNLVEKSMEILGGKLDFVLHSIGMSVNVRKGRAYTDPKYDFTTKGWDVSAVSFHKTMNVLYNKEAMNEWGSIVALTYMAAQRVFPDYNDMADNKAFLESIARSFGYFFGRDHNVRVNTISQSPTPTTAGQGVKGFDGFISYAEKMSPLGNATALECADYTISLFSDLTKKVTMQNLFHDGGFSNVGVSDAVMERFTEE, via the coding sequence ATGTATAACTTATTAAAAGGTAAGAAAGGAATTATTTTTGGGGCGTTAGACCAAAACTCTATAGCATGGAAAGTAGCGGAGAGAGCTCATGAGGAAGGAGCAGAGTTTGTTTTAACTAATGCACCTATTGCGTTACGTATGGGACAATTAAAAGAATTAGCTGAAAAAACTGGTTCTGAAATTATTCCTGCTGATGCAACTTCTATGGAAGATTTAACGAATTTAGTTGAAAAGTCTATGGAAATTTTAGGAGGAAAATTAGACTTTGTTTTGCACTCTATAGGAATGTCTGTTAACGTACGTAAAGGACGTGCTTATACTGATCCTAAATATGATTTTACAACTAAAGGTTGGGATGTTTCTGCGGTTTCTTTTCATAAAACAATGAATGTTTTATATAACAAAGAGGCAATGAATGAATGGGGAAGTATCGTTGCTTTAACTTATATGGCTGCGCAGAGAGTTTTTCCTGATTATAATGATATGGCAGATAATAAAGCTTTCTTAGAGTCAATTGCTAGAAGCTTTGGATATTTCTTCGGAAGAGATCATAATGTTCGTGTAAATACAATTTCTCAATCTCCAACACCAACTACAGCTGGACAAGGAGTTAAAGGATTTGATGGATTTATCAGTTATGCTGAAAAAATGTCTCCATTAGGAAATGCTACAGCTTTAGAATGTGCTGATTACACGATTTCATTATTCTCTGATTTAACAAAAAAAGTAACCATGCAAAACTTATTTCATGATGGAGGATTCTCTAATGTAGGTGTTAGTGATGCTGTTATGGAACGTTTTACTGAAGAATAA
- a CDS encoding DUF3050 domain-containing protein — protein MRIEFIENQLEDLRKQLQAHSLYATLKDIEDIKTFMEEHVFAVWDFMSLLKALQFHLTNTNVPWLPVRNSVTARFINEIVHGEETDINELGEPKSHFEMYLDAMNEVGANTSEIDTFVEEITDINSVINTLKKLEISETTQKFVAFTFDVIKVNQPHIIAACFTFGREDIIPDMFLEIIKKAELDGDKKFTKLKYYLERHIELDGDEHGPLSLQMISELCGNDEQKWNDVLKYARKSMQMRINLWNGIEKKIKKSVLV, from the coding sequence ATGCGCATAGAATTTATAGAAAATCAACTTGAAGATTTAAGAAAACAGTTACAAGCTCACTCTTTATATGCTACCTTGAAGGATATAGAAGATATTAAAACTTTTATGGAAGAGCATGTATTTGCTGTTTGGGATTTTATGTCGTTACTAAAAGCATTACAGTTCCATTTAACAAATACAAATGTTCCATGGTTACCAGTAAGAAACTCTGTTACGGCAAGATTTATAAATGAAATTGTGCATGGAGAAGAAACAGATATTAATGAACTAGGTGAGCCTAAAAGTCATTTTGAAATGTATCTAGATGCTATGAATGAAGTTGGAGCTAACACTTCTGAAATAGACACATTCGTTGAAGAGATTACTGATATTAATTCTGTAATAAATACGTTAAAAAAACTTGAAATAAGTGAAACTACTCAAAAATTTGTAGCGTTTACTTTCGATGTCATAAAAGTTAATCAACCGCATATTATTGCTGCATGTTTTACGTTTGGTAGAGAGGATATTATTCCAGATATGTTTTTAGAGATCATCAAAAAGGCTGAGTTAGATGGTGATAAAAAGTTTACAAAACTTAAATATTACTTAGAAAGACATATAGAATTAGATGGAGATGAACACGGACCATTATCGTTACAAATGATTAGTGAGTTATGTGGAAATGATGAACAAAAATGGAATGATGTTTTAAAATATGCCAGAAAATCAATGCAAATGCGTATTAATTTATGGAATGGAATTGAAAAAAAAATTAAGAAATCTGTTTTAGTATGA
- a CDS encoding glycosyltransferase has product MSEIRISLVVPVYNRPDEIQELLESLTQQDFKKKYEIVIVEDGSTESSEAIVNTYASQLNISYFFKPNSGPGDSRNYGMKRAWGNYFIILDSDVILPSHYLSTIDKFLSENYLDCFGGADAAHESFTDLQKAINYVMTSFFTTGGIRGGKVKVQKFEPRSFNMGISKEAFEVTKGFSKIHPGEDPDLSQRIVNKGFTTGFLPDAYVYHKRRISWEKFHTQVKKFGLVRPILTKWHPVTAKLTFWFPTLFVLFVVLSLLGGVLVNPVALIPLVSYLLLLFVHSTILNKSIKVGFLSIYAVFIQFFGYGLAFLKSTFYIRLLNRNPETQFPKLFFK; this is encoded by the coding sequence ATGAGTGAAATAAGGATATCACTTGTTGTACCGGTTTATAATCGTCCTGATGAAATACAAGAACTTCTAGAAAGCTTAACTCAGCAAGATTTTAAAAAGAAGTATGAAATAGTAATTGTAGAAGATGGTTCAACAGAATCTTCAGAAGCTATAGTAAATACATATGCTTCACAATTAAATATCAGTTACTTTTTCAAACCAAATAGTGGTCCAGGTGATTCAAGAAATTATGGTATGAAAAGAGCTTGGGGAAATTATTTTATCATTTTAGATTCTGATGTGATATTACCAAGTCATTATTTATCTACGATTGATAAATTTCTATCCGAAAATTATTTAGATTGCTTTGGTGGAGCAGATGCAGCACATGAAAGTTTTACAGATCTTCAAAAAGCAATAAATTATGTAATGACTTCTTTCTTTACTACTGGAGGAATACGAGGTGGTAAAGTAAAAGTTCAAAAGTTTGAACCAAGAAGTTTTAATATGGGAATTTCAAAAGAAGCTTTTGAAGTAACAAAAGGTTTCTCTAAAATTCATCCTGGTGAAGATCCCGATTTATCTCAAAGAATAGTAAATAAAGGGTTTACTACAGGTTTTTTACCAGATGCATATGTTTATCATAAAAGAAGAATTTCTTGGGAGAAATTCCATACACAAGTCAAAAAATTTGGCCTAGTGCGTCCAATTTTAACCAAATGGCATCCAGTTACAGCCAAATTAACATTTTGGTTTCCAACTTTATTTGTTCTTTTTGTAGTTTTATCTCTATTGGGAGGAGTATTAGTTAATCCCGTAGCTTTAATTCCTTTAGTAAGTTATTTATTACTTTTATTTGTACACTCAACAATTCTAAACAAAAGTATTAAAGTTGGATTTTTATCTATTTACGCAGTATTTATTCAATTTTTTGGCTACGGATTGGCTTTTTTGAAATCTACTTTTTACATTCGCTTATTAAATAGAAATCCGGAAACACAATTTCCAAAATTATTTTTTAAATAG
- a CDS encoding UDP-glucuronic acid decarboxylase family protein: protein MKRILVTGGAGFIGSHLCERLLNEGNEVISLDNYFTGSKKNIIHLLNNPYFEVVRHDITEPYYAEVDEVYNLACPASPIHYQHDPIKTIKTSVVGATNMLGLAKRINAKILQASTSEVYGDPKIHPQPESYWGNVNPIGLRSCYDEGKRCAESLFINYHKQNDVRIKIIRIFNTYGTRMNTNDGRVISNFIVQALKGENITIYGDGSQTRSFQYVDDLVEGMIRMMNTDDTITGPINIGNPGEFSILDLAKKIIDITNSKSQLIFKPLPEDDPMQRKPDISLAKKTLNDWEPKIPLDEGLLKVIDYFKGVI from the coding sequence GTGAAAAGAATATTAGTTACAGGAGGAGCAGGTTTTATTGGCTCACATTTATGCGAGCGATTATTAAATGAAGGTAATGAGGTAATTAGTTTAGATAATTATTTTACTGGAAGTAAAAAAAATATAATTCACCTCTTAAATAATCCTTATTTTGAAGTAGTTCGTCACGATATTACTGAACCTTATTATGCAGAAGTAGATGAAGTATACAATTTAGCTTGTCCTGCTTCACCAATTCATTATCAGCATGATCCTATTAAAACGATTAAAACGTCTGTTGTTGGAGCAACAAATATGTTAGGATTAGCTAAAAGAATTAATGCAAAAATTTTACAAGCTTCAACGAGTGAAGTTTACGGAGATCCTAAAATTCATCCACAACCAGAGTCTTATTGGGGAAATGTAAATCCTATTGGTTTAAGATCTTGTTATGATGAAGGAAAAAGATGTGCAGAGTCTTTATTTATAAATTACCACAAGCAAAATGATGTTCGAATTAAAATTATTCGAATATTTAATACTTATGGAACTAGAATGAATACGAATGATGGTCGTGTTATTTCTAATTTTATTGTACAAGCTTTAAAAGGAGAAAATATTACTATTTACGGAGATGGAAGTCAAACTAGAAGCTTTCAGTATGTAGATGATTTAGTTGAAGGAATGATTCGTATGATGAATACTGATGATACTATTACAGGTCCTATAAACATTGGTAATCCAGGAGAGTTTTCTATTTTAGATTTAGCCAAAAAAATCATAGATATCACCAATTCTAAATCACAATTAATTTTCAAACCATTACCTGAAGATGACCCAATGCAGCGTAAACCTGATATTTCTTTAGCCAAGAAAACATTAAACGATTGGGAACCTAAAATTCCATTAGATGAAGGATTACTTAAGGTTATCGACTATTTTAAAGGTGTGATTTAA
- a CDS encoding copper homeostasis protein CutC, giving the protein MKLEICANSFQSALHAEEAGAHRIELCSELQLGGITPSYGVLKLVAENINIPSFVLIRPRSGDFNFSPIEYKIMKENILLCKELGFSGIVSGVLNSDNTIHVERTKALIELSRPLSFTFHRAFDITPDPYKAIEQLIDLGVDRVLTSGQKNTAEEGLVLLKDLHEKYGDKITILAGSGINANNVELFKEIGLTEVHTSATKK; this is encoded by the coding sequence ATGAAATTAGAAATTTGTGCTAACTCTTTTCAATCTGCTTTACATGCTGAAGAAGCTGGAGCTCATAGAATTGAATTATGTTCTGAATTACAATTAGGAGGTATTACACCATCTTATGGAGTATTAAAACTTGTAGCTGAAAATATTAATATTCCTTCTTTCGTATTGATACGTCCAAGAAGTGGTGATTTTAACTTTTCTCCAATAGAATATAAAATAATGAAGGAAAATATACTGCTGTGCAAAGAGTTAGGCTTTTCTGGAATTGTTTCAGGTGTATTGAATAGTGATAATACTATACATGTAGAGCGTACAAAAGCTTTAATAGAATTAAGTAGACCACTTTCTTTTACTTTTCATAGAGCTTTTGATATCACTCCAGATCCTTATAAAGCAATAGAACAACTTATTGATTTAGGTGTTGATCGTGTATTAACATCTGGACAAAAAAATACTGCTGAAGAAGGTTTAGTTCTACTTAAAGACTTACATGAAAAATACGGTGATAAAATTACCATTTTAGCTGGTAGTGGAATTAACGCTAATAATGTTGAATTATTTAAAGAAATAGGTCTTACTGAAGTTCACACTTCTGCAACTAAAAAGTAA